Proteins co-encoded in one Apis mellifera strain DH4 linkage group LG15, Amel_HAv3.1, whole genome shotgun sequence genomic window:
- the LOC552730 gene encoding ras-related protein Rab-24, producing the protein MNRVDLKVVLLGNAAVGKTSLVERFVNERFNESLSYQNTIGAAFAAKQMQVNGKRLIMGIWDTAGSEKYDAMSRIYYRSAKAAVICYDITKSNTFQRAKFWVRELRSVEEGCKIYICATKNDILEHGAVPSPDISVVEAYATGIQAKFFITSSKTGENVAELFNEIAQDFVSDPNNIEKIEETIEITNESTTKATYCCH; encoded by the exons ATGAATCGTGTCGATTTAAAAGTGGTTTTATTGGGTAACGCAGCTGTAGGAAAAACAAGTCTTGTGGAACGTTTCGTAAATGAAAGGTTTAACGAAAGTCTATCTTATCAAAAT ACTATAGGCGCTGCATTTGCAGCTAAGCAAATGCAAGTCAATGGGAAAAGGCTTATCATGGGAATATGGGACACAGCAGGCAGTGAaaa atatgatGCTATGAGTAGAATATATTACCGCAGTGCAAAAGCTGCTGTTATTTGTTATGATATCACAAAATCAAATACATTTCAAAGAGCAAAATTCTGGGTAAGAGAACTTCGAAGTGTTGAAGAAGgatgtaaaatatacatttgtgCTACAAAAAATGATATCTTAGAGCACGGTGCAGTTCCATCTCCTGATATTAGTGTTGTAGAAGCATATGCTACAGGAATTCAagctaaatttttcattacatcTAGTAAAACTGGAGAAAATGTTG ctgaattatttaatgaaattgcaCAAGACTTTGTATCTGAtccaaataatatagaaaaaattgaagagacAATTGAAATAACTAATGAATCCACAACTAAAGCAACATATTGTTGtcattga
- the LOC409508 gene encoding S-adenosylmethionine mitochondrial carrier protein isoform X1: MLQESKSTSSMSTKNFFLTSLISGALAGTICDFISFPLDTLKTRLQSQHGFLKSGGFKQLYKGLGPVMVGSAPSASLFFLTYESFKIVFEPQISEQYHSIIHMIAASVGEMVACLIRVPVEVVKQRRQALLTDPHKLPLKTLYRGYGSTVIRDLPFGLIQMPLWEYFKFHWKKHMKRECTPLEGALCGSLSVAISASITTPLDVAKTRIMLSNMAIGKDEIKISVMLKKVYCNYGFRGLFAGFLPRVGGFTISGFIFFGVYEKVREICISNLPP, from the exons ATGTTACAAGAAAGTAAATCAACATCATCTATGAGcacgaaaaacttttttcttacttCGTTAATC tcaGGTGCTCTCGCAGGAACTATATGCGATTTCATATCATTTCCTTTGGATACGCTTAAAACACGATTACAAAGCCAACATGGTTTCTTAAAATCTGGCGGTTTTAAACAATTGTACAAAGGTTTGGGGCCCGTAATGGTAGGATCCGCACCCTCGG cttccttattttttttaacttatgaaagttttaaaatagtatttgaACCTCAAATATCCGAACAATATCATTCAATTATACATATGATTGCCGCGTCAGTGGGAGAAatg GTTGCATGTCTTATTCGAGTCCCAGTAGAAGTAGTGAAACAGAGAAGACAAGCATTATTAACTGATCCGCATAAATTAccattaaaaactttatatcgTGGCTATGGAAGTACTGTAATACGAGATTTACCATTCGGTTTAATTCAGATGCCACTTTGGGAGTATTTTAAGTTTCATTGGAAAAAGCATATGAAACGTGAATGCACGCCTCTAGAGGGTGCTCTTTGCGGATCGCTATCAg TTGCTATATCTGCAAGTATAACAACACCTTTAGATGTTGCAAAGACTAGAATAATGCTATCGAATATGGCGATaggaaaagatgaaataaaaatatctgtgatgttaaaaaaagtttattgcaATTATGGTTTTAGAGG ACTTTTTGCAGGCTTTCTACCAAGAGTCGGTGGTTTTACAATTAGCggattcatattttttggTGTGTACGAAAAAGTTAGAGAAATTTGCATTTCAAATTTACCAccataa
- the LOC409508 gene encoding S-adenosylmethionine mitochondrial carrier protein isoform X3, whose product MLQESKSTSSMSTKNFFLTSLISGALAGTICDFISFPLDTLKTRLQSQHGFLKSGGFKQLYKGLGPVMVGSAPSASLFFLTYESFKIVFEPQISEQYHSIIHMIAASVGEMMPLWEYFKFHWKKHMKRECTPLEGALCGSLSVAISASITTPLDVAKTRIMLSNMAIGKDEIKISVMLKKVYCNYGFRGLFAGFLPRVGGFTISGFIFFGVYEKVREICISNLPP is encoded by the exons ATGTTACAAGAAAGTAAATCAACATCATCTATGAGcacgaaaaacttttttcttacttCGTTAATC tcaGGTGCTCTCGCAGGAACTATATGCGATTTCATATCATTTCCTTTGGATACGCTTAAAACACGATTACAAAGCCAACATGGTTTCTTAAAATCTGGCGGTTTTAAACAATTGTACAAAGGTTTGGGGCCCGTAATGGTAGGATCCGCACCCTCGG cttccttattttttttaacttatgaaagttttaaaatagtatttgaACCTCAAATATCCGAACAATATCATTCAATTATACATATGATTGCCGCGTCAGTGGGAGAAatg ATGCCACTTTGGGAGTATTTTAAGTTTCATTGGAAAAAGCATATGAAACGTGAATGCACGCCTCTAGAGGGTGCTCTTTGCGGATCGCTATCAg TTGCTATATCTGCAAGTATAACAACACCTTTAGATGTTGCAAAGACTAGAATAATGCTATCGAATATGGCGATaggaaaagatgaaataaaaatatctgtgatgttaaaaaaagtttattgcaATTATGGTTTTAGAGG ACTTTTTGCAGGCTTTCTACCAAGAGTCGGTGGTTTTACAATTAGCggattcatattttttggTGTGTACGAAAAAGTTAGAGAAATTTGCATTTCAAATTTACCAccataa
- the LOC409508 gene encoding S-adenosylmethionine mitochondrial carrier protein isoform X2, with translation MLQESKSTSSMSTKNFFLTSLISGALAGTICDFISFPLDTLKTRLQSQHGFLKSGGFKQLYKGLGPVMVGSAPSASLFFLTYESFKIVFEPQISEQYHSIIHMIAASVGEMVACLIRVPVEVVKQRRQALLTDPHKLPLKTLYRGYGSTVIRDLPFGLIQMPLWEYFKFHWKKHMKRECTPLEGALCGSLSVAISASITTPLDVAKTRIMLSNMAIGKDEIKISVMLKKVYCNYGFRGLSTKSRWFYN, from the exons ATGTTACAAGAAAGTAAATCAACATCATCTATGAGcacgaaaaacttttttcttacttCGTTAATC tcaGGTGCTCTCGCAGGAACTATATGCGATTTCATATCATTTCCTTTGGATACGCTTAAAACACGATTACAAAGCCAACATGGTTTCTTAAAATCTGGCGGTTTTAAACAATTGTACAAAGGTTTGGGGCCCGTAATGGTAGGATCCGCACCCTCGG cttccttattttttttaacttatgaaagttttaaaatagtatttgaACCTCAAATATCCGAACAATATCATTCAATTATACATATGATTGCCGCGTCAGTGGGAGAAatg GTTGCATGTCTTATTCGAGTCCCAGTAGAAGTAGTGAAACAGAGAAGACAAGCATTATTAACTGATCCGCATAAATTAccattaaaaactttatatcgTGGCTATGGAAGTACTGTAATACGAGATTTACCATTCGGTTTAATTCAGATGCCACTTTGGGAGTATTTTAAGTTTCATTGGAAAAAGCATATGAAACGTGAATGCACGCCTCTAGAGGGTGCTCTTTGCGGATCGCTATCAg TTGCTATATCTGCAAGTATAACAACACCTTTAGATGTTGCAAAGACTAGAATAATGCTATCGAATATGGCGATaggaaaagatgaaataaaaatatctgtgatgttaaaaaaagtttattgcaATTATGGTTTTAGAGG GCTTTCTACCAAGAGTCGGTGGTTTTACAATTAG
- the LOC412489 gene encoding protein RFT1 homolog, which translates to MSQNILKSSLENASFNIIFQILCRGVTFVLNAFVVRHVGQAVLGVINVRLLLLESMILFLSREPFMKACLTNTIEHNWAQVVNLLWMTVPICFLMSLMFGYIWLSVLSTSETLPSYYTFAVWAVALSCIIELSSLIVQLVASAFLFVRLKIILDTIMIAIRTVTFVPLILHNPENALLAFGIAQLVAAVFYTTSHYLYFHYYIKKINKCKLKRKMSLKDSSDEYVVREFPFKTLKDFLPGQLENKESYLDKKLTILTWSFFRQGFLKQVLTEGERLIMTVMPVLTFTEQGTYEIINNLGSLAARFIFRPIEESGYFYFTQMVKRDKPVNDQNPIKIQESVNVLTHLCSAVMSIGLVVLVFGQSYSSTLLWLYGGAKLTLHLPVLLMRAHCLAILLLGINGVTECYTNATADSATINKSNLIMIYESIAFLCASYLFAIWFGPVGFILGNCVNMSLRILHSIIFINKRYKDTMYRPLRGLVPKPMFSASLLIAALTTNVSHAYFFPNEKILHLIIGMIMFMIVLISWIYEHHDLIRLGTNKWYERKNIYKKND; encoded by the exons ATgtctcaaaatattttgaaaagcaGCTTAGAAAATGCTtccttcaatattatatttcag ataTTGTGCAGAGGAGttacttttgttttaaatgCTTTTGTTGTTCGTCATGTGGGTCAAGCTGTTTTAGGAGTCATAAATGTGAGgctattattattggaatcaATGATCTTATTTCTATCTCGAGAACCATTCATGAAAGCATGTTTAACTAATACAATAGAGCACAATTGGGCTCaagttgtaaatttattatggatGAC GGTTcctatatgttttttaatgtCTTTGATGTTTGGCTATATTTGGCTTTCTGTTTTATCAACTTCTGAAACATTACCATCATATTATACATTTGCAGTTTGGGCAGTTGCTTTATCttgtattattgaattatcatCTTTAATTGTTCAACTGGTTGCTAgtgcatttttatttgttaggTTGAaa attatactGGATACTATCATGATTGCTATTCGTACTGTAACATTTGTTCCATTGATACTTCATAATCCAGAAAATGCATTGTTAGCATTTGGTATAGCTCAATTAGTTGCAGCAGTATTTTATACTACtagtcattatttatattttcattattatattaaaaaaattaataagtgtaagttaaagagaaaaatgtcaTTGAAAGATAGTAGTGATGAATATGTTGTGAGagaatttccatttaaaacattaaaggATTTTTTGCCTGgacaattggaaaataaa GAATCATAtctagataaaaaattgactATTCTTACATGGAGTTTCTTTAGACAAGGATTTCTAAAGCAAGTTTTAACAGAAGGGGAAAGATTAATTATGACGGTAATGCCAGTGTTAACATTTACTGAACAg GGAACatacgaaattataaataatttaggtTCTTTAGCTGCAAGATTTATTTTCCGTCCAATAGAAGAAAgtggttatttttattttacccaAATGGTAAAACGAGACAAACCAGTTAATGATCAAAATCCT attAAAATACAAGAAAGTGTAAATGTGCTTACACATTTATGTTCAGCTGTTATGTCAATTGGTTTAGTTGTTTTAGTATTTGGACAATCATATTCAAGTACATTATTATGGTTATATGGTGGTGCTAAATTAACTTTACATCTACCAGTACTTTTAATGCGAGCACATTGTTTAGCTATATTACTTTTGGGAATAAATGGAGTAACAGAATGTTACACTAATGCAACAGCTGATAGTGCAACTATAAACAAGAGTAATTTGATTATGATTTACGAATCAATTGCATTTTTATGTGCATCCTATTTGTTTGCTATTTGGTTTGGACCAGTTGGTTTTATCCTTGGAAATTGTGTAAACATGAGCTTAAGAATTCtacattctattatttttatcaataaaagatataaagatacaATGTACCGTCCATTACGTGGATTAGTACCAAAGCCTATGTTTTCTGCTTCTCTTCTCATAGCAGCATTGACTACTAATGTGTCTCAT gCTTATTTTTTCCCAAATGAGAAGATATTGCACTTAATTATTGGAATGATAATGTTTATGATAGTACTTATATCTTGGATATATGAACATCATGATTTAATTAGACTTGGTACAAACAAAtggtatgaaagaaaaaatatatataagaaaaatgattga
- the LOC100578725 gene encoding uncharacterized protein LOC100578725, with translation MEKNLEKTLDDVNNTEGIIGCILADHAGLCLGVKGNASTDSAGIIAAIADQVAKLEPKSPSPIISLQNDNRKCLIQRQGAVVGAIYKDVSM, from the exons atggaaaagaatcTAGAAAAAACATTAGATGATGT aaataatactgAAGGTATCATTGGTTGTATATTGGCTGATCATGCTGGATTATGTTTAGGAG ttaaaggAAATGCATCTACTGATAGTGCAGGAATAATTGCAGCTATTGCTGATCAAGTCGCAAAATTAGAACCTAAATCACCATCTCCaattatttctcttcaaaATGATAAcag gaaatGCCTTATACAACGCCAAGGTGCAGTAGTAGGTGCCATTTATAAGGATGTTTCTatgtaa
- the LOC409485 gene encoding cytoplasmic aconitate hydratase, producing MAENPYNHLMKSIKIGLKEYKYFDITNFGKKYDRLPYSIRVLLESAVRNCDNFQVKKSDVDRLLNWEHNQTLEAGIEVAFKPARVILQDFTGVPAVVDFAAMRDAVKRLGADPDKINPICPSDLVIDHSIQVDFFRTKDAFKKNEEMEFERNKERFMFLKWGTKAFQNMLIVPPGSGIIHQVNLEYLARVVFDTNGILYPDSVVGTDSHTTMINGLGVVGWGVGGIEAEAVMLGQAISMLLPKVVGYKLEGTLSQYATSTDLVLTITKNLRQIGVVGKFVEFFGPGVSQLSIADRATISNMCPEYGATVGFFPIDQQSLVYLRQTGRSEEHINKIEKYLTAVHMLRNYDDENQNPNFSEVVTLDLGTVVSSVSGPKRPHDRVSVVDMKIDFKNCLTNKVGFKGFGLSPEKVDTVGLFEYEGKDYKLRHGSVVIAAITSCTNTSNPSVMLGAGLLAKKAVEAGLYVHPYIKTSLSPGSGVVTYYLEESGVIPYLSKLGFDVVGYGCMTCIGNSGPLPDIIVETIEKNGLVCCGVLSGNRNFEGRIHPNTRANYLASPLLVIAYAIAGTVDIDFQKEPLGHRMDGTPVFLQDIWPTRAEIRVVEQKYVIPAMFKEVYDKIEKGSSNWANLVAPDGKLYPWDSSSTYIKHPPYFDNIQKELPEIKSITKARVLLNLGDSVTTDHISPAGSIARNSPAARYLANRGLTPKEFNSYGARRGNDDVMARGTFANIRLMNKFIGKAGPRTIYIPTKEEMDVFDAAELYIKDQTPLIILVGKEYGSGSSRDWAAKGPYLLGIRAVIAESYERIHRSNLVGMGIIPLEYLPGQNAESLGLTGYEVYDISISENCQPGQKITVSTDNGKRFEVILRFDTEVDLTYFKHGGILNYMIRQML from the exons ATGGCTG aaaatccatataatcatttaatgaaGTCTATTAAAATTGGacttaaagaatataaatattttgatattaccAATTTTGGGAAAAAATATG atAGATTACCATATTCAATTAGAGTACTTTTGGAAAGTGCAGTTAGGAATTGTGATAATTTTCAAGTGAAGAAATCTGATGTTGACAGGCTTTTAAACTGGGAACATAATCAGACTCTTGAAGCAGGAATAGAAGTAGCTTTTAAACCAGCTAGAGTAATATTAcag gaCTTCACTGGAGTTCCAGCAGTTGTGGATTTTGCAGCTATGAGAGATGCTGTCAAAAGACTAGGAGCAGATCCAGATAAGATAAATCCCATCTGTCCATCAGATCTTGTTATTGATCACTCAATACAAGTTGATTTTTTTAGAac taaagatgctttcaaaaaaaatgaggaaatggaatttgaaagaaataaagaacgaTTTATGTTCCTAAAATGGGGTACTAAAGcatttcaaaatatgttaattgtACCTCCTGGAAGTGGAATAATACATCAAgtaaatttagaatatctaGCCAGAGTTGTATTTGACACAAATGGTATATTGTATCCTGATAGTGTAGTTGGAACAGATTCTCATACAACTATGATCAATGGCCTTGGTGTAGTTGGTTGGGGTGTTGGTGGAATTGAAGCAGAAGCAGTAATGTTAGGTCAGGCAATATCAATGCTATTACCAAAAGTAGTGGGATATAAATTAGAAGGAACTTTAAGTCAATATGCGACTTCAACAGATCTTGTTCTTACAATCACAAAG AATCTTCGTCAAATTGGAGTTGTTggaaaatttgtcgaattcTTTGGTCCAGGAGTTTCTCAACTCAGCATTGCAGATCGCGctacaatttcaaatatgtgTCCAGAATATGGCGCTACAGTTGGTTTTTTCCCTATTGATCAACAGAGTTTAGTATATTTAAGACAGACAG gacGATCTGAagaacatattaataaaatagaaaaatatctcaCCGCTGTACATATGTTAAGGAACTATGAtgatgaaaatcaaaatccaAACTTCTCAGAAGTAGTCACTTTGGATTTAGGAACTGTGGTATCTAGCGTGAGTGGTCCTAAAAGACCTCACGATCGTGTATCCGTCGTAGATATGAAGatagatttcaaaaattgtctTACTAATAAG gtAGGATTTAAAGGATTTGGTTTAAGTCCTGAAAAAGTGGATACTGTAGgtttatttgaatatgaagGGAAGGATTATAAATTAAGGCACGGTTCAGTAGTTATTGCTGCAATTACTAGCTGCACTAATACTAGTAATCCTAGTGTTATGCTTGGAGCAG GTCTTCTTGCAAAAAAAGCTGTAGAAGCTGGTTTATATGTTCATCCTTACATTAAGACGTCATTATCTCCAGGATCTGGAGTCGttacttattatttagaagaaaGTGGAGTGATTccttatttatcaaaattaggATTTGATGTTGTTGGTTACGGATGTATGACTTGTATTGGTAATAGCGGTCCGCTTCCGGATATTATAGTTGAAACTATTGAAAAG aatggACTTGTGTGTTGTGGTGTATTGTCTGGTAACCGAAATTTCGAAGGTAGAATTCATCCAAATACACGAGCAAATTATTTAGCATCACCACTTTTAGTAATTGCTTATGCTATTGCTGGAACGGTAGATatagattttcaaaaagaacCACTTG gGCATCGAATGGATGGCACTCCGGTATTTTTACAAGATATTTGGCCTACTAGAGCAGAAATTCGAGTCGTGgaacaaaaatatgtaattccaGCTATGTTTAAAGAAGTTTatgataaaatcgaaaagGGTAGTAGTAATTGGGCGAATTTGGTAGCTCCTGATGGTAAATTGTATCCATGGGATTCATCTTCTACCTATATAAAACATCCaccatattttgataatatacaaaag gAATTAccagaaataaaatcaattaccaAAGCACGTGTTCTTTTAAATCTTGGAGATTCTGTTACGACAGATCATATTAGTCCGGCTGGTAGTATTGCACGCAATTCTCCAGCAGCACGATATCTTGCAAATCGTGG attaacaCCAAAAGAATTCAATTCTTATGGTGCGCGTAGGGGTAATGATGATGTAATGGCACGAGGCACATTTGCTAATATTCGTTTAATGAACAAATTTATCGGAAAAGCTGGACCACGTACAATTTACATTCCTACTAAGGAAGAG ATGGATGTTTTCGATGCAgctgaattatatataaaagatcaaACGCctttaataattcttgttGGCAAAGAATATGGATCTGGATCATCAAGAGATTGGGCTGCAAAAGGACCATATCTTCTTGGAATTCGGGCAGTTATAGCTGAATCATACGAAAGAATACAtag GTCAAATTTGGTAGGTATGGGTATTATTCCATTAGAATATCTACCTGGACAAAATGCAGAGTCTTTAGGATTGACTGGTTATGAAGTTtatgatatttctatttccgAAAATTGTCAACCAGGTCAAAAAATTACCGTTAGCACGGATAATGGTAAAAGATTTGAAGTAATTTTACGATTCGATACTGAAGtagatttaacatattttaaacatggtggtattttaaattacatgatTAGACAAATGCTTTGA
- the LOC726631 gene encoding F-box/WD repeat-containing protein 4: MLKLNSCCLLWSPRDWLDKMTGVWRLDTLPSDVLILIFDYCHAFDLVRLSEVCTRFYDIIREETLWIKKSKQPIVTNQTSRQFRERCNSLLCLRTKWHVSNNWQYGKYEKKILFSQNRKLIPRIQLTKDILWWSGGNQLYGFKRIEPFQENNRIFISDNVRSDICKFIVKNEYIITGHRDGSIQFWTKSQCDQNIGFYFSIDRAHSRNVNALDETFSAIISGSSDGTVKIWGPIGQKILNVPLATINIEEWVCSLSADPTSKKVAIGSAGDSDRPYLHIFDLEYYTESDILKPDKRRCAGTLDMVWDSPQILLTCGYDTYVRKWDLRTGTCVYSWPDPTDATLYCISSDYQYTMITGTKFNCKAVLWDQRQKNYVQFYFMNLRRMSSPVYSLSFDNTYLYGATDQHLVELKFSGYAYKESNYKEILKYGQLGTNRTGSNWIV, from the exons ATGCTAAAGTTGAACAGCTGTTGTCTGCTTTGGTCGCCACGTGATTGGCTTGACAAAATGACAGGTGTGTGGCGTTTGGACACTTTGCCATCTGatgttttgattttaattttcgattattgcCATGCGTTTGATTTGGTGCGACTTAGTGAAGTATGTACACGTTTCTACGATATTATACGGGAAGAAACACTTTGGATTAAGAAGAGTAAACAACCGATTGTGACAAATCAAACTTCGAGACAGTTTCGTGAAAG atgcAATTCATTACTATGTTTGCGTACAAAGTGGCATGTTTCAAACAATTGGCAATATGGTAAATATGAGAagaaaattctcttctctcaAAACAGAAAACTTATACCAAGGATTCAATTAACCAAAGATATTTTATGGTGGAGTGGTGGAAATCAATTGTATGGTTTTAAACGTATAGAAccatttcaagaaaataatcgCATATTTATTAGTGATAATGTTAGAAGTgatatatgcaaatttattgtcaaaaatgaatatatcattACAGGTCACAG agatGGGAGTATACAATTTTGGACAAAATCACAGTGTGATCAAAATATAGGTTTTTACTTTAGTATAGATAGAGCACATTCTAGAAATGTAAATGCATTAGATGAAACTTTTAGTGCAATTATATCAGGTTCTAGTGATGGAACTGTGaag atttggGGTCCTATTGgacaaaagattttaaatgtaCCTTTGGCAACAATAAACATTGAGGAGTGGGTATGTTCTCTTTCAGCAGATCCAACAAGTAAAAAAGTTGCTATTGGTTCTGCTGGTGATAGTGATAGACCCTATCTTCATATATTTGATCTTGAATA ttatactGAATCTGATATATTAAAGCCAGATAAAAGAAGATGTGCAGGAACATTAGATATGGTTTGGGATAGTCCTCAAATTCTACTTACTTGTGGATATGATACTTATGTCCGGAAATGGGATTTaag aaCGGGAACATGTGTCTATTCATGGCCAGATCCAACAGATGCaactttatattgtatatcatCAGATTATCAGTATACTATGATCACTGGAActaaatttaattgcaaagCTGTTCTCTGGGATCAAAGACAGAAAAATTATGTACAA ttCTATTTCATGAATCTTCGTAGAATGTCCAGTCCCGTTTATTCTTTAAGCTttgataatacatatttatatggaGCAACAGATCAACATTTAGTTGAATTGAAATTCTCAGGATATGCTTACAAAGaatctaattataaagaaattcttaaatatggACAATTAGGAACAAATAGAACTGGTTCAAACtggattgtataa